A stretch of the Acanthopagrus latus isolate v.2019 chromosome 9, fAcaLat1.1, whole genome shotgun sequence genome encodes the following:
- the kctd4 gene encoding BTB/POZ domain-containing protein KCTD4: MEWNLRRMESELRHINPDLLQPSKSFKKPSSGTITINVGGFLYTAHRTTLAKHQGSFLEELANGKKPVQHTDSMGNPFIDRDGPVFRHVLNYLRTGELQLPDDFREAGLLRREADFYRLTELVEAVVEFESQRAAMREAAFLEVTDSHERSQGLKVYCSDSIFLDKIKARLVQISKSRLDGFPEEFVVSSNVIQFRHFIKSEPGSRLVLKEDSTFLCTLDCLKLETVMLALRSGFKLVTSLDSSKGSVVVAEALHFVK, encoded by the coding sequence ATGGAATGGAACCTCAGAAGGATGGAAAGTGAACTGAGGCACATCAACCCGGACCTGCTGCAGCCCAGCAAGAGCTTCAAGAAGCCCTCTTCAGGCACCATCACCATCAATGTAGGGGGGTTCCTGTACACTGCTCACCGGACAACCCTTGCCAAGCACCAAGGTTCCTTTCTGGAAGAGCTGGCCAACGGTAAGAAGCCGGTCCAGCACACTGATTCCATGGGCAACCCATTCATCGATAGAGATGGTCCAGTTTTTCGCCATGTGCTCAACTACCTCCGAACCGGAGAGCTCCAGCTGCCCGATGACTTCCGGGAGGCAGGGCTCCTGCGACGAGAGGCTGATTTTTACCGTCTGACTGAACTGGTGGAGGCCGTGGTCGAGTTTGAAAGCCAGAGGGCGGCCATGCGAGAGGCCGCATTTCTCGAGGTGACGGATAGCCACGAGAGGTCGCAGGGCCTCAAGGTGTACTGCAGCGACTCCATCTTCCTCGACAAGATCAAAGCGCGGCTGGTGCAGATATCCAAGAGCCGCTTGGACGGCTTTCCGGAAGAATTCGTGGTGTCATCCAACGTGATCCAATTCCGACACTTCATCAAGTCGGAGCCAGGTTCGCGACTCGTACTGAAGGAGGACAGCACATTCTTGTGCACACTCGATTGTCTGAAACTAGAGACAGTGATGCTAGCACTGAGATCCGGCTTCAAGCTGGTCACCAGCCTCGACAGCAGCAAAGGCTCTGTGGTGGTGGCTGAGGCGCTGCACTTTGTCAAGTAA
- the tpt1 gene encoding translationally-controlled tumor protein homolog encodes MIIYKCIITQDEMFSDSFKVKLTEDGMFYEVEGKCVTRTDKIDDSLLGANASAEEASEGCEDSSVSGVDIILNHKLQETSFDKKGYQTYIKGYFKAVKVYLEEHHPDRVSEFMAGAPAALKKILGQIKDFQFYTGESMNPDGMVGLLNYREDGITPYMLFYKDGLEVEKC; translated from the exons ATGATCATCTACAAGTGCATCATCACCC AAGATGAGATGTTCTCGGACTCCTTCAAAGTCAAATTGACCGAGGATGGGATGTTTTATGAAGTTGAAGGCAAG TGTGTGACCAGAACAGACAAGATCGATGATTCTTTACTTGGGGCCAACGCCTCTGCAGAGGAAGCGTCCGAGGGCTGCGAGGACAGCTCTGTCTCTGGTGTCGACATCATCCTCAACCACAAACTGCAAGAGACGAGCTTTGACAAGAAGGGCTACCAGACCTACATTAAAGGCTACTTTAAGGC TGTTAAGGTTTACCTGGAGGAGCACCATCCAGACAGAGTTTCAGAATTCATGGCTGGCGCCCCAGCAGCTCTCAAGAAGATTCTTGGTCAGATCAAGGACTTCCAG TTTTACACAGGCGAGAGCATGAACCCTGACGGCATGGTGGGACTCCTTAACTACCGGGAGGATGGTATCACACCATACATGCTTTTCTACAAAGATGGTCTGGAGGTTGAGAAATGT TAA